The following are encoded in a window of Candida dubliniensis CD36 chromosome 4, complete sequence genomic DNA:
- a CDS encoding RNA binding protein, putative (Similar to S. cerevisiae PUF3;~In S. cerevisiae: protein of the mitochondrial outer surface, links the Arp2/3 complex with the mitochore during anterograde mitochondrial movement; also binds to and promotes degradation of mRNAs for select nuclear-encoded mitochondrial proteins) has product MQSETIWSSGHNSPIQNNPSLSSTTNNASQYKSVIDQVDPEVIRLFANSNTFDPLSSTTTTSGPGSGSGTGTVKVADRRLSFNDGSDIIESDFFGFKRGALSAITAPVVGNGNNGSHNHHNHNQVINKNFGTASISGGIANRHPPQDSFLQKFSSVADATREIELGRLSLDDKTNTNNNNIGVNEIKMVSTSAFTSPHGSLNENLNMPVPTRGGSRHQSISEKIDNYNNNSPIQTAAALSINSDLNSDGGNTNNNESYLNSTSVNANATKNQGNYSHNFWNPAAATSFTPVGPGVTIPTPNYFIDANGLPMPSMPMPPQGFYPPRGGDASNSGGANSISPPPPFMIPSPPPPFLDPSVYSMMYGGNFPQPPPPPPPSQQQQQQPQSQTNPGQENKGNETDSKSQDNKHSDTESHEEENDNTKDYQQGSYQHGPGPGPIGVGLMNRQFSPASFMFHPFNPYSMYQSSPPLVPPEAALGGMTSPPPQQSQQQPLPPPPPPSSQGKSTSGVSGTSSSSTTTSHHQHSKYPHPHHNNNVHPHTNVNNTGVGSKRKGNFKGKNSSNNNNNNNGSGGNHIYRSPLLEEVRSNPKPYQLKDIHGHAIEFTKDQHGSRFIQQKLPEATEEEKETIFNEIWEISYELMTDVFGNYVIQKYFEYGTTTQKQVLLESMIGHIHELSLQMYGCRVVQRALEAIDNEGQLRIIEELKNHILICCKDQNGNHVIQKSIEKIKPFSQIRYILTSLDNQIYHLSTHPYGCRVIQRLLEYSDINDQKFILSQLNNFLYYLILDQYGNYVIQHILENGTSEEKEPILEIVLGSVVQFSKHKFASNVIEKCIKFGDTNQRQRILHEVMIGNEKMLSNNDDDNSDNDEPVKEDSPLALMVKDQFGNYVIQKLVEAFDGEERKLLIIKIKKCLSLSSNNLASIRNIRNIIDNVSESNQNLKVKS; this is encoded by the coding sequence ATGCAGTCTGAAACTATTTGGTCTAGTGGCCATAATTCTCCAATTCAGAATAATCCTCTGTTATCATCTACTACCAATAATGCATCTCAATATAAATCAGTTATTGATCAAGTTGATCCTGAAGTGATTCGATTATTTGCCAATTCAAATACTTTTGATCCgttatcatcaacaacaacaacaagtgGACCAGGTTCAGGTTCAGGTACAGGTACAGTTAAAGTTGCAGATAGACGattatcatttaatgaTGGTAgtgatattattgaaagtgatttttttggatttaaaCGAGGTGCCTTATCAGCAATTACTGCACCTGTTGTTGGGAATGGAAACAATGGTTctcataatcatcataatcataatcaagtgataaataaaaattttggaACTGCTTCTATTAGTGGAGGTATTGCTAATAGACATCCACCTCAAGATAGttttttacaaaaattttctAGTGTTGCTGATGCTACAagagaaattgaattaggTAGATTATCTTTAGATGATAAAACTAATactaataacaataatattggtgttaatgaaattaaaatgGTTAGTACTAGTGCATTTACTTCACCTCATGGATCtttgaatgaaaatttgaatatgcCAGTACCAACAAGAGGAGGATCAAGACATCAATCTATaagtgaaaaaattgataattataataataattcaccCATTCAAACAGCTGCagcattatcaataaattctgATTTGAATTCTGATGGTGGGAAtaccaacaataatgaATCATATCTTAATTCTACTAGTGTCAATGCCAATGCTACTAAAAATCAAGGGAATTATTCTCATAATTTTTGGAATCCAGCTGCAGCTACTTCATTTACTCCAGTAGGACCAGGAGTAACAATACCAACACctaattattttattgatgcTAATGGATTACCAATGCCTTCTATGCCAATGCCACCTCAAGGGTTTTATCCACCACGTGGTGGTGATGCTTCTAATTCTGGTGGAGCAAATTCTATTAGTCCCCCACCTCCATTTATGATTCCATCTCCTCCCCCTCCATTTTTGGACCCTAGTGTATATAGTATGATGTATGGTGGTAATTTCCctcaaccaccaccaccaccaccaccatctcaacaacaacaacaacagccaCAGTCACAAACAAATCCTGGTCAAGAGAACAAGGGCAATGAAACGGATTCAAAATCGCAAGATAATAAACATTCAGATACAGAATCTCATGAAGAAGAGAATGATAATACTAAAGATTATCAACAAGGTTCTTATCAGCATGGACCAGGACCAGGACCCATTGGTGTTGGTCTTATGAATCGTCAATTTTCTCCTGCCTCATTTATGTTTCATCCATTTAATCCTTATTCAATGTATCAACTGTCTCCACCATTAGTTCCACCTGAAGCAGCTTTAGGAGGAATGACATCACCtccaccacaacaactgCAACAGCAgccactaccaccaccaccaccaccatcttCTCAAGGCAAATCCACATCAGGTGTTTCTGgtacttcttcttcatcaacaaccacatcacatcatcaacattcTAAATATCCTCATCCTcatcacaacaacaatgttCATCCACATACCAATGTAAACAACACTGGTGTAGGATCCAAAAGAAAAGGTAATTTTAAAGGTAAAAACAGtagtaacaataataataataataatggtagtggtggtaatCATATTTATCGTTCACCTTTATTAGAAGAAGTACGTTCTAATCCTAAAccatatcaattaaaagatATTCATGGACATGCTATTGAATTTACTAAAGATCAACATGGATCAAGAtttattcaacaaaaattacCTGAAGCcactgaagaagaaaaagaaactatTTTCAATGAAATTTGGGAAATTTCTTATGAATTAATGACGGATGTTTTTGGGAATTATgttattcaaaaatattttgaatatgGTACTACAACTCAAAAACAAGTTTTACTTGAAAGTATGATTGGTCATATTCatgaattatcattacaAATGTATGGATGTCGAGTAGTTCAAAGAGCATTAGAAgcaattgataatgaaggACAATTAagaattattgaagaattgaaaaatcataTATTAATTTGTTGTAAAGATCAAAATGGGAATCATGTTAtacaaaaatcaattgaaaaaattaaaccaTTTTCACAAATTAGATATATTTTAACCAGTTTagataatcaaatttatcatttatcTACTCATCCTTATGGATGTAGAGTAATTCAAAGATTACTTGAATATTCTGATATTAATgatcaaaaatttatactttctcaattaaataattttctttattatttaattttagaTCAATATGGTAATTATGTTATTCAACATATTTTAGAAAATGGTACTagtgaagaaaaagaaccAATTTTAGAAATTGTTTTGGGTTCAGTAGTACAATTTTCTAAACATAAATTTGCTTCAAatgttattgaaaaatgtaTAAAATTTGGTGATACAAATCAACGACAAAGAATTTTACATGAAGTTATGATtggtaatgaaaaaatGTTAAGTAACAACGATGATGACAATAGTGACAATGATGAACCAGTTAAAGAAGATTCACCATTGGCATTAATGGTGAAAGATCAATTTGGTAATTATgttattcaaaaattggTCGAAGCATTTGATGGTGAAGAAaggaaattattaattattaaaataaagaaatgtTTAAGTTTATCAAGTAATAATTTGGCCAGTATTCGTAATATTagaaatattattgataatgttaGTGAATCgaatcaaaatttaaaagtTAAATCATGA
- a CDS encoding 2-hydroxyacid dehydrogenase, putative, whose product MAKPKVLFIGELNRELVQFKHFQSKYNCIFIQLTTREQFINDLINKYHDIVAIYGAWLGFLPIGGFRTVIDYVPRSLKIIAFCSVGYDHEDAKILQQHGITLTNVPSDGAAGPVADLVLYLTLTSFRQFHMYGNELLKNPHTVDLRYQLNQNDFDSQSGKVISGGSDGGVGSGYDFGHYLNHRANTSPRGHNVVIIGFGKIGQTIGKKLYDIGMKINYIKRNKLTSLQEHNLGYPVEYYSKIIDIPQKIDLIIIACPATPETYHLINKTVIQSIKNPFRIINIGRGTIIDENSLVEGLKLGKILFAGLDVFENEPKIHPELLGRDDVVLTPHIGASTVENFDYTAAKALENIDQIITQGKCLNRVN is encoded by the coding sequence atgGCTAAACCAAAAGTACTTTTCATTGGAGAATTAAATCGAGAACTTGTTCAATTCAAACATTTCCAATCCAAATATAATTGTATTTTTATCCAACTCACCACTAGAgaacaatttattaatgatttaattaataaatatcatGATATTGTTGCAATTTATGGAGCTTGGCTTGGATTTTTACCTATTGGTGGATTTAGAACTGTTATTGATTATGTTCCTCGACtgttaaaaataattgcTTTTTGTTCAGTTGGATATGATCATGAAGATGCTAAAAtattacaacaacatgGAATTACTTTAACTAATGTACCTAGTGATGGAGCTGCAGGTCCTGTAGCTGATTTAGTATTATATTTGACATTAACTAGTTTTAGACAATTTCATATGTATGGGaatgaattattgaaaaatcctCATACAGTTGATTTAAgatatcaattgaatcaaaatgattttgattctCAATCAGGTAAAGTCAttagtggtggtagtgatggtggtgttggttCTGGGTATGATTTTGGtcattatttgaatcatCGAGCTAATACTTCTCCAAGAGGTCATAATGTAGTAATTATTGGATTTGGGAAAATTGGTCAAACTATTGggaaaaaattatatgatATAGGAAtgaaaattaattatattaaacGGAATAAATTAACTTCATTACAAGAACATAATTTAGGTTATCCAGTGGAATATTATTcgaaaattattgatattcctcaaaaaattgatttaataattattgcATGTCCAGCAACTCCAGAAACttatcatttaattaataaaaccGTGATTCAACTGATTAAAAATCCATTtagaattataaatattggTCGTGGTacaataattgatgaaaattcaTTAGTTGAAGGATTAAAACTAGGGAAAATCTTATTTGCTGGATTAGATGTTTTCGAAAATGAACCTAAAATTCATCCAGAATTACTTGGAAGAGATGATGTTGTATTAACTCCTCATATAGGAGCTTCAACtgttgaaaattttgattataCTGCTGCTAAGGCATTAGAAAATATTGATCAGATTATTACTCAAGGTAAATGTTTAAATAGAGTCAATTAG